Genomic segment of Acinetobacter larvae:
CCCAATGGGCAATTGTTTGCAGTGGTATATTTTTATGGGTGGGTATGCTGACCGGTGTTTGGAAGTATATTCAAATCAGCAAAAGCGAACGCGCGCGCGCGCATTATTATGTCGATATTGCCCATCGCAGTAGCTTATTATATGCCGCAGCGTGCTTAATACTGGCAGCACTCAGTCAATTTAGCGTGCTAAGTGATGCTATGGCATTGCTATGTGTTTTATGCAATATATTCTTTTTTAGTAGTGCGGTTTTGCTTTATATCGTACATGGCTTTTTACAAGATACCAGCAATCAATATAAACAGCCGCATCGTTTAGGTACTTGGATCTTGCCAGCTTGGTGTTTGCGCTTGGCAATGTATGCGTTGATTATAGTTGAACTCGGTGCGACAGCCATTTTACTGCTGGGGACGATATTATGTTTTCTCACTTAAGATCATAAACAGACTAAAACAACAGCATATATGCGCTGACAGGCTTTGGTTTGTTGCTCGATATTTTTTTGCTCGATATCTCGATATATTGTTTTGTATTGAGTATAAAAATACTGGCAAAGAGATAATGTTATTGACTACAAGTTAATTTAAACTCAGCATCATACATTGGACATTATATGACTTTGGTCAATCTGGGGTAAGGGAAGGATGTTGAACAAAAAATTAAATTTTATGATGGCCATCAGCATGATGGGGTTAATGGCTTGTACCAAGTCGAATCAAACAGAACAACATACTACAACTGAAGCCAGTGCGGTTCATGCGGCTTCTGCCACAGAAACGACAGATGCTCATACTGAACAGTTTGATCTTGCAAAATTACCTGTTTCAGATATTGCTTTGGGGGAATTTCCTTATATTAGTCTACCCGATGGCTATGCTTTTCATGACCAAGTAACGCTTAACTTTGAAAAGACACCTTTTTGGACAGGTCAAGATATAACCTTTGTTGAAGGGCGATTATTGAGCGCCCAAATCCGCCAACAAGACAATAATACAGCAGGGAGTTTCTTGGCATTACAGCGTAATTTAGAAAGCGTTATTCAGCAATTGGGGGGTCAACGCATTAGCCATAGTAAAATTTCTGCACAAGCTCTGGAAAAAATTCCTGAACAATTTAAAGTTAATTATGTTGCAGGTCTAGGTGATATTTATAATAACCCGACGGAAACCTTTGTCATTAGACAAAAAGATAAAAATATTTGGTATCAGCTGACGCAATCTGGCAATCATGCAGGGTTATTGGTGGCACAGACTGAAGCGCTACAGATTACAGCCAAGATCTTGAGCTCTAATCAATTAAAAACCGCATTAGATCAGGATCAGAAAGTCAATATTCAGGTTAATTTTGAAACTGACAAAGCCGATATTATGCCAGATTCGCAAGCACAAATTGAACAAGTGATTCAATTATTAGAAGATAATCCAGAGCTGAAACTTAAGATTCATGGTCATACTGATCATTCGGGAGATCAACAACATAATCAGGTGTTATCTGAAAAACGCGCACAAGCGATTGTGCAGGCATTAACAACAGGTCATAACATCAATCCCAATAGATTATTAGCCAAAGGCTTCGGTGATACTCAACCTCTAGCAGATAATACCACTGCAGATGGTAAATTTCTCAATCGTCGAGTTGAGTTAATCAAGGCGAATTAAATCCAATTCTC
This window contains:
- a CDS encoding OmpA family protein, which gives rise to MLNKKLNFMMAISMMGLMACTKSNQTEQHTTTEASAVHAASATETTDAHTEQFDLAKLPVSDIALGEFPYISLPDGYAFHDQVTLNFEKTPFWTGQDITFVEGRLLSAQIRQQDNNTAGSFLALQRNLESVIQQLGGQRISHSKISAQALEKIPEQFKVNYVAGLGDIYNNPTETFVIRQKDKNIWYQLTQSGNHAGLLVAQTEALQITAKILSSNQLKTALDQDQKVNIQVNFETDKADIMPDSQAQIEQVIQLLEDNPELKLKIHGHTDHSGDQQHNQVLSEKRAQAIVQALTTGHNINPNRLLAKGFGDTQPLADNTTADGKFLNRRVELIKAN